Part of the Xenopus tropicalis strain Nigerian chromosome 3, UCB_Xtro_10.0, whole genome shotgun sequence genome, ggggtgcaaaataagggctgtgattggctatttggtagccccatgtggggcTCAGTAGAGTGTGCCTATATGGCACTCTTTTGTCTTTTCTTTGATGAGCCCCCCTGCCCTCCCTTCATAAACCCACCCTCTTTTAGCCTTATTATATACCAGTGATTcttaacctgtgggtcaggaTCCAATTGAAAATTTCTTCCTGCAGAACAAAATAGGTGTTATAAAAAGGTGCATGGCTGGTTCTTACCCAATATTTGGGTCGAAAAGCTGATCCACTGACTTAGTGTGGCACAGTCTTTAAGGATAGTAGCCATGCAGTGCTGTTACATGGCAGTAGTTCCATTCATTTACAATTAACCACACAAGGGCTACCATTCAATTGTGGCACAACACTACCTGTGAGCAGAGGTGATTGTAAATGATCTAGCAACCTTAGCCTAGGGATTGTACTATGATGACTGGGAACCTTATTTTCTCAAGGGCTCCCTGTAGCCCCAGGGCCAGTCACAGCTGTGATCTCAGTTCCTAGCCCAATGTGCATCGTACTAGCAAAGGCCATCTTCACAGACAGAAGGTTTTTTGGGAATCAGTTTTCATTTATaattgtattactgtatgtacataaGCTGCTTAAGTTTATATGTTATATGATATGTAGAATCTTAACATAGCTGTTCCAATTAAATCTTGTGCTGAGGAATAATAGATGGAGGATGCTAATCACTTCTCTCATTGCTAAAATGAATTATGATTCTCCAACATGAAACAATgaagaaaatataaagaaacGTCAAATAAATATAAGAATTTGGCCTTATACTGAGTCATAGTTTGTCCAAAGGTGCTTTTTATTGCAGCTGATAACAAATATTCTCTATGGAAACTGCTTCCTTTATTGTAGTTTAATAGACAACTTTCCTGTCTAAAGCCTGGACAATAACTCATGCTTTGCTGTTATCGGTTGTTGCTTGCCAGTTGCAAGCTGCCCAGTTATTGGCCAAGTGGTTTCACCAACTAGATTCACACATGGGTAGTTATCAGGCTTGTTTAGTTGAAATTAGCCATTATCTGACCCAGTGTgaccagctttagggctctggcacatggggagattagtcgcccgcgacaaatctcccttgtcacgggtgactaatctccccgaactactaTCCctccggtgaaaatgtaagtcactgGTGGAATGGCGcgatgcgcaggcgatttcggcaaatcgccgaagttgcctcgcagcgtgtgccatcccaccggcgacttacattttcacctgagggatggtagttcggggagattagtcgcccgtgacaagggagatttgacgcgggcgactaatctccccgtgtgccagagccctaagtcagGTTACATGGAACTGCAGTACCAGATAACTGGCATAGAGAGCTGCTGAGTAACTATTATGCTCCTATATGTTGAGGAATGCTGTGGTCTAACAACATAAAGTTAAGAAAGAAGGTGCCCTCCCCCAAATATTGTTAtttcataatgaaagaaaatgtaattcttagcaGCATTCCAACATATATTCAGTACACATTTTcagtaattttacatttatttttaaatataatttttattaaaagaatatttattgGCTGCTCAGATTTTCCTTCATTATACAAAACACAGTTTTTAGGTGGAGGAACCTTTTTCACATAATGTTATACTTCAGTAGTTCTTCATGAGTTCTAAATTCCTTGATTTTACACCTTGGTTTACTTTAGCAAGTAATTTACAATAAATgttgtcttttattttatttaacaggGGCAGCTACAATGTATACCAGATATAAGATATTAGAGAAGCAAAATCACTCCACTGATTTTCTGCCTTATTACTTCAATAAGACTTCATTAGCCATTGGATTGTTAGGCTGCATCGGCATGGGAATTGTTGCTACTTTTCAGGTATTTTTCATTAGAGACTTGTAAGAGGTGTGTTTTGGGTGGATATTTGGTGGGTTGGCCTGGGTGATAGAGGAGCAGGGAGGAAAACAGGAAACAGGGGTTAGGGTGGCCCATAAATTTGTAATAGCACTCCCAGCCTTGGCTGATATTtttccaggtggcaaccctgtcaAGTTGCGTGTCTTGAACGTAAACCATTTGGATTTCATTCTGTTTTTTAGAGGTGGGTTGCAGAGCACCTAAGGCTCCAATCTTAATCCTAGCACCATCCATAAGAATCATACCTTTCACTCAGTACAGATCACGCTCCAGATTGTATCAGTTTAATCCTCCTTTGGAGGTCCAACCTGTGGTCAGGGCCCTCTTTAGTTCCTAACAGTTACAGTagaaaaacactgatgttatcAGCCATTCAGTCACACTGTACATCCAATAATACACAGTATAGGAGAGCAGATAAGTGTTCTAATCTCCTAATCTCATTTTAATTTACCTTTAAATTGGGCTTTCAAGTGTGTGTAGGAGAGCAAGTAAGCAATTTCTTCCAGACATATGCACCAACAtttccctttagggctctggtacacggggagaatctccctgttcgcgggcgactaatctcaccgccggtgggatggcatacgcggcggcgcgatttcagtgaaatcgcggaagtttcctctcaaggccgccacgtatgccatcccaccggtgatttacattttcgcctgtgggatggcaatttggggagattagtcacccacgaacagggagatttgtcgcgttcGACTaacctccctgtgtgccagagcccttaaagggatACAGGTGTCAAAATAAAATTGTACATCATTTTTTAGGATTATTTCTGATAATATTTAGGGTAAAGTTATTCATGTTTGAAAAATTATATCACATGAATCACAGCAAACtttcttttgcttcttttttcACCATAGTGgttttgttttaaaacaatataaattaCAGCCATCTGAAACCAGCtgagattatttaaaaaaaacctcaaaaatacCAGTCTATTCTTGCCATTATATTTAGTCTTATTTGCTTTATTAGCTTTATAAGACTTGTGAGTATCTGCATTGTCTCTGCTTCCCTTATTAGTGTCCAATgtaatataaatagaaaataaaacactGTCAAGGAATTCCTTCTGCatattatgggcctgattcacttaagtccgaaataaggggcccgattcactaaagtccgaaataaggagtgctatttatagcatgcgttaaaaatcttatcacttcttatttttcactcgattcactaaaaggacacttgtcataattaagaagcgatgttcttggcgttatttatcttacgaagACATATTTTCAAgaaatatattacgcagcgcacaagatattacgcagcgtgcgatattttacgcagagcgcaatatattacgcacgtaaccattactttctgaaaaccaccatttccctgaaaactggaggatgcatcactctagggccaacatatacttgaaaaaatacgactgcaaactccatgttgtgttgccaatagctcacgaaccgcaattttctttaagtaccgcctgccccaagtagggttaatatttacacagattaacacgatattttgcacgtttaacgcttcatatgtgtttgtgaatcatgcgttagtactatttctattcgctaattaacgcaatgcgttttttttgtgcatgcgatatgtggattaacacatgcgaaatgactttgatgaattggtacttaattatcgcatgctttttaatgaaaaaaactatgcgataagcgttattgacctttagtgaatcggcccctataacgcttatcgcatagtttttttcattaaaatatgtcatcgtaagataaataacgccaagaacatcgcttcttaattatgacaagtgtccttttagtgaatcgagtgaaaaataagaagtgataagatttttaacgcatgctataaatagcactccttatttcggactttagtgaatcgggccctatatctTGCTTTCAAAATACTATTCATCCCCTATCCCTATTTTTGTGAATAAGCCCCCCAGGTGTTACATTTATCTGATGTTTCACCATTTCCTGTGCACATTAGATTTCCTACATAAGGCACAGCAGTGAGTTAATTACAGATGGGTGCAGCCTTAATTTCTTTCATATTATTATTCCCATGGGAATTCGATTATAAAATGCGGATTTTCCCTAAGGTTGAATATTTTTACTGTTTATAAAGtcaattaaatattatttcaCTGTTTGAATTACCATTAAAGTCCATTTGTTACGCATAAAATGCACCGTAACAGAAACATTATTTCAAGCATAGTCATTCTTAAGTTGCTAAAAATATTTGCTCCATAATGTTAGCAGTGTGATTTTGCACTTTGTGTGCACAGAAAATCTGATCATGTGTATAATGTGTTTTCCCTTCCAGGAGATGGCAGTCCCTGCTGTGCATGATGCGGGGGCACTTATAACATTCATCTGTGGGGTGCTCTATATTTTATTACAGTCCTATATCTCCTACAAGTCCTGCCCGGCTTGGAACACGAGAGTCACCTGTCATATAAGAATGGCTATTTCTGTGATAGCATTTATTGCTGTGGTACCCAGTATCCTTTTCAGGTTTGCTATAAATTAATAACAAAATCAAATTTGTAcctatttttgtatataaatgcCTTCTTCAATTAAAAGCAACACCAGATGTAAATATTTTACATGCAGGCTTGAAATTACAATAGTGTAAGGTGCATTTTGTTACTGAAattcttaaataaatatataaatcatacCCAGCTGCACTCAAATGATAGAAACTTAAACTGACACACCACATAATGCCCAGTATTCTTGTACTCACATTAGCACATAACCAACGTATATACTTGCTAGTTCATGTAAACTGTGCTTGTTCTGTATgtgttagggcagtgacacacggggagattagtaaccgcgtgacaaatcttcgtaatctccctgcaatgctatcccaccggctagaatgtaaatcgccagtgggatggcatacgtggcgccgcaatttgcctaagtcgccgaagtttcctctcaaggcaagttcggcaaatcgcggcgctgcgtatgccatccctccggcgatttacattctagccggggagattagttgtccgcgacaacagagatttgtcgtggcgtgactaatctccccgtgtacccctgcccttattcTCTTTcaacattacttttatttcatgtattttcACTACATTTTCATATTCTTTCTCATTTACTTCCTCATCCTTCATTATTTGTTTCCTCTTTCTGTCACTCTACATATCTTGAGACCAAGGCTGCTGCCTCTCCATGTAATTGATTTGCTCCCACCAACCCAAAACATTTCCCCACAtcgctttatttttatttgtgtttatatttctcACCCACTTCTCTACATATTTCTTCCTACATTTCCCCTTCCCTTCTCATCTGTATGTATTTCTCCTCCTGCTTTACAAAGTCACCCATTTGCATTGCTTTATTGCGTTCTTGTCCTTTACACATATATTTCCAGTGATTGCCTGCTCATTACAAACTGGCACAACCAAACTTTACTGGAAACCAAGTGATGAGGTATGTTGAGTTTGTAGCAAGTGCTGCAGTGAAAGGCATGGCCCAATTTCTTAAACTGATTATATTCTGCTATACTCAAAACatagttcttaaaggagaattaacCCTAAAAACACTGGAGGTGTTAAGTGATCCCTAGCTCAAAGTGACTTGGCTTGGAAGCAAATTATTATTTCTGCACAGACC contains:
- the dram1 gene encoding DNA damage-regulated autophagy modulator protein 1 isoform X1; its protein translation is MPCWCLHGAAFLPSILVIWSSAGFLFSYIISVLIGHVPPFVPYISDTGTSPPESGVFGFMISLSAMLGAATMYTRYKILEKQNHSTDFLPYYFNKTSLAIGLLGCIGMGIVATFQEMAVPAVHDAGALITFICGVLYILLQSYISYKSCPAWNTRVTCHIRMAISVIAFIAVVPMIACSLQTGTTKLYWKPSDEGYHYHLTSAICEWIVAFGFNMYFLTFIRDFQGVSIQISTEIHEDF